From a single Paludibacter jiangxiensis genomic region:
- a CDS encoding adenylate kinase, translating to MLNIIIFGAPGSGKGTQSERITEKYNLLHISTGDMLRAEIAAKTELGELAHSYISKGQLLPDQVIIDMLAKKLTDTAAGRKGVIFDGFPRTVAQAEALDVLLKKNNQDVSVMLELDVEKEELITRLLKRGQETGRSDDNLEVIQNRLEVYHNQTTPVMDYYKEAGKYTHIKGTGTIDEIFGRIATTLDKVAN from the coding sequence ATGCTTAACATTATCATTTTTGGAGCTCCGGGCTCAGGTAAAGGAACCCAAAGCGAACGTATCACAGAAAAGTATAACCTGCTTCATATTTCGACCGGCGATATGCTTCGTGCCGAAATCGCAGCAAAAACCGAGCTTGGAGAACTGGCCCACAGCTACATTTCCAAAGGTCAATTGTTGCCCGACCAGGTAATTATCGATATGCTTGCCAAGAAACTTACCGACACGGCCGCCGGACGCAAAGGTGTTATTTTTGATGGATTTCCCCGCACGGTTGCTCAGGCAGAAGCGCTCGACGTTCTGCTGAAAAAGAACAATCAGGATGTTTCTGTCATGCTCGAACTCGACGTTGAAAAAGAGGAACTGATTACCCGTCTTTTGAAACGCGGACAGGAAACCGGTCGTTCGGACGACAACCTCGAAGTAATTCAAAACCGTCTCGAAGTATATCACAACCAAACCACTCCTGTAATGGACTATTACAAGGAAGCCGGCAAATACACACACATCAAAGGTACCGGCACAATTGATGAAATTTTCGGACGCATTGCAACTACCCTCGACAAGGTAGCTAACTAA
- the hpt gene encoding hypoxanthine phosphoribosyltransferase gives MKTIKIKDKVFSVSIPDEKIQEAVKNVAERINWDLAGKDPLFLVVLNGAFMFAADLMKSVNIPSEITFIKLSSYQGTSTTGVVKEIFGLNESVEGRTVVIVEDIVDTGFTMQKIINSLKEKKAADIRVATFFLKPNSLQCDIELNYVAMEIPNDFIVGYGLDYDGYGRNLKEIYTLIPEKAH, from the coding sequence ATGAAGACTATAAAAATAAAAGACAAAGTATTTTCGGTATCAATCCCTGACGAAAAAATTCAGGAAGCCGTTAAGAATGTTGCTGAACGTATCAACTGGGATTTGGCTGGCAAAGACCCGTTATTTCTTGTTGTACTCAACGGTGCATTTATGTTTGCCGCCGATTTGATGAAAAGCGTCAATATCCCGAGCGAAATCACGTTTATCAAATTGTCTTCATATCAGGGAACTTCGACGACAGGTGTTGTGAAAGAAATTTTCGGTCTGAACGAAAGCGTGGAAGGCCGCACGGTTGTAATCGTTGAAGACATTGTTGACACAGGCTTCACGATGCAAAAAATTATCAATTCGTTGAAAGAGAAGAAAGCTGCCGATATTCGCGTTGCCACTTTCTTCCTGAAACCGAACTCATTGCAATGCGATATTGAACTAAACTATGTTGCAATGGAAATACCCAACGATTTTATTGTAGGGTATGGTCTCGATTATGACGGCTATGGCCGTAACCTTAAAGAAATCTATACATTAATACCGGAAAAAGCACATTAA
- the alaS gene encoding alanine--tRNA ligase, which produces MKTSKEIRQSFLDFFQSKQHHIVPSAPMVIKDDPTLMFTNAGMNQFKNIILGNDPIKYPRIADSQKCLRVSGKHNDLEEVGHDTYHHTMFEMLGNWSFGDYFKKEAIEWAWEYLTEVLGLDKNRLYVTVFEGSPDEGLERDNEAAGYWEQHIAADRIINGNRHDNFWEMGDTGPCGPCSEIHIDIRPDSERAKVNGLTLVNQSHPQVIEIWNLVFMQYNRKADGSLEPLPAKVIDTGMGFERLCMAMQGKLSNYDTDVFQPIIGEIGKLCGIKYGANDKTDIAMRVIADHIRTISFSITDGQLPSNAKAGYVIRRILRRAVRYGYTFLDQKQAFLYKLLPALIDSMGIAYPELQAQQSLISKVIKEEEESFLRTLETGIRLLDKVIDETKAEGKTEISGVNAFTLYDTFGFPLDLTELILRENGMTVNIDEFNTEMQKQKERARNAAAVETGDWVSVRDGETAFVGYDLLETEAHILRYRLVKQKNKSFYQIVLDQTPFYAEMGGQVGDSGIMADGNETIEIFDTKRENNLPVHLTAKLPSDFTATFNVKVNGDKRQATENNHSATHLLHEALREVLGSHVEQKGSFVSPDTLRFDFSHFQKVTDEEIRKVEELVNAKIRENRPLDEHRNMPIAEARALGAMALFGEKYGDHVRVVKFGSSVELCGGTHVQATGEIGFFKVAAESSVAAGIRRIEAVTGVGAEKFVQNQQDLLKGIHLLFNNAPNMFQSVQKALDENASLKKQIESFMQEKMLQLRDILIQRAEEINGVKVIRHQGDENPDLVRGLASQFKGKFSDVKFLFVAGTVFEGKPSLTIFLSQPMVDAGYNASNMVREAAKFINGGGGGQPFLATAGGKKPEGLDQAVAKVIELI; this is translated from the coding sequence ATGAAGACTTCTAAAGAAATTCGCCAATCGTTTCTCGATTTCTTTCAATCCAAGCAGCACCACATCGTGCCGTCGGCGCCGATGGTTATCAAGGATGACCCCACGCTGATGTTCACCAATGCCGGGATGAACCAATTCAAGAATATTATTCTGGGGAATGACCCGATTAAGTACCCGCGCATCGCCGATTCGCAAAAATGTTTGCGTGTGAGCGGAAAACACAACGACCTGGAGGAAGTAGGACACGATACCTACCACCACACCATGTTCGAAATGTTGGGCAACTGGTCGTTCGGCGACTATTTCAAGAAGGAAGCCATTGAATGGGCGTGGGAATACCTTACCGAAGTTCTTGGTTTGGATAAAAACCGCCTTTACGTTACCGTTTTTGAAGGATCGCCCGACGAAGGGCTGGAACGTGACAACGAAGCTGCCGGATACTGGGAACAGCACATCGCTGCCGACCGCATCATCAACGGCAACCGCCACGACAACTTTTGGGAAATGGGTGATACAGGACCTTGCGGTCCCTGCTCCGAAATTCATATTGACATCCGTCCCGACAGTGAACGGGCTAAGGTGAACGGTCTGACTTTAGTCAACCAAAGCCATCCGCAGGTAATCGAAATATGGAATCTGGTGTTTATGCAATACAACCGCAAAGCCGATGGTTCGCTCGAACCGCTGCCAGCCAAGGTAATCGACACCGGAATGGGCTTCGAACGCCTTTGTATGGCTATGCAGGGCAAACTGTCGAACTACGACACCGACGTATTCCAACCGATCATCGGCGAAATCGGCAAGTTGTGCGGCATCAAGTATGGTGCTAACGACAAAACGGATATCGCAATGCGCGTTATTGCCGACCATATCCGCACCATCTCATTTTCAATTACCGACGGGCAATTACCATCGAATGCAAAGGCAGGTTACGTTATTCGACGTATTCTGCGCCGCGCCGTGCGTTACGGGTATACTTTCCTTGACCAAAAACAGGCATTCCTGTACAAACTGTTGCCTGCTCTGATCGACAGCATGGGTATTGCTTATCCTGAATTACAGGCTCAACAATCACTCATTTCGAAAGTAATTAAGGAAGAAGAAGAATCGTTCCTTCGCACGCTCGAAACCGGCATCCGTTTGCTCGACAAAGTGATTGACGAAACGAAAGCAGAAGGCAAAACCGAAATCAGCGGGGTAAATGCCTTTACACTTTACGACACATTCGGATTTCCTCTCGATTTGACGGAACTGATTTTGCGCGAAAACGGAATGACAGTCAACATCGATGAGTTCAACACCGAAATGCAGAAGCAGAAGGAACGTGCCCGCAACGCAGCTGCCGTGGAAACCGGGGACTGGGTGAGCGTTCGCGACGGAGAAACGGCTTTCGTAGGTTACGACTTGCTGGAAACCGAAGCTCACATTCTTCGCTACCGCCTTGTAAAACAAAAGAACAAATCATTCTATCAGATAGTGCTCGACCAGACTCCTTTCTATGCAGAAATGGGTGGTCAGGTTGGCGACAGCGGCATCATGGCCGACGGCAACGAGACGATAGAAATTTTCGATACCAAACGCGAAAACAACCTACCCGTTCACCTGACGGCTAAATTACCCTCCGATTTTACGGCAACGTTCAACGTAAAAGTAAACGGAGACAAACGTCAGGCTACGGAGAACAACCACTCGGCAACTCACCTGCTGCACGAAGCATTGCGCGAAGTATTGGGAAGCCATGTTGAACAAAAAGGTTCGTTCGTTTCGCCCGACACATTGCGTTTCGACTTCTCTCACTTCCAGAAAGTGACCGACGAAGAGATTCGCAAGGTGGAAGAGCTGGTAAATGCCAAGATTCGTGAAAACCGTCCGCTCGACGAACACCGTAACATGCCGATTGCCGAAGCACGTGCTTTGGGAGCCATGGCGCTGTTTGGCGAAAAATACGGCGATCATGTCCGCGTGGTGAAATTCGGTTCTTCCGTTGAACTATGTGGTGGTACACACGTTCAGGCTACCGGCGAAATCGGATTCTTCAAAGTTGCTGCCGAAAGTTCAGTAGCTGCCGGGATTCGCCGAATTGAAGCTGTAACCGGTGTTGGTGCCGAAAAATTTGTTCAGAATCAGCAGGACCTGTTGAAAGGCATCCACTTGTTGTTCAATAACGCGCCGAACATGTTCCAGTCCGTACAAAAAGCGCTGGACGAAAATGCATCCTTGAAGAAGCAGATAGAAAGCTTCATGCAGGAAAAGATGCTGCAATTGCGCGACATTCTTATACAACGTGCGGAAGAGATCAACGGTGTGAAAGTGATTCGTCATCAGGGCGACGAAAACCCCGATCTGGTACGTGGCCTTGCTTCACAGTTCAAAGGTAAATTCAGCGATGTGAAATTCCTGTTCGTTGCCGGAACCGTATTCGAAGGCAAACCGTCACTCACGATTTTCCTCAGTCAACCGATGGTGGATGCCGGATACAATGCCTCCAACATGGTACGCGAAGCTGCCAAGTTTATCAACGGCGGTGGCGGCGGACAACCGTTCCTGGCAACTGCCGGAGGTAAAAAACCGGAAGGACTCGATCAGGCTGTAGCCAAAGTTATTGAGTTGATTTAA
- a CDS encoding tetratricopeptide repeat protein, giving the protein MKKKIVSLLFILFSVGTSWSQLNTDRVMAIAQNALYFEDYVLAIQYFNQIISVKPYLPDPYLYRGIAKIQLGDFAGAEADCSSALALNPFIPGAYYARGFSRIKLKELEGAESDLNKYLEYNPVNDDLLRLRIWVYDLQKKYDLALKDIDQLTKKNKDSDLLMDKGQILMEKNDTIGAMTYFTDAIKADSTKCNGWSALATLKMMQHDNSGALHDFDKAIALKSKYAGDYINRGLLNYWNKNYRGAFADYDKAIELDDKSIIAHLNRGMLRSEVGDLNNAVSDFNKVIAAEPENYEALYQRALLNTEIGDYRQATLDFNKIIARYPGFSPAFWGRAKVKQLQHDAKGAYLDQMTAQEIEKKKPRNTVKKEEEPNTQAQMAKSTKSNETKASIFNDVLARGGNPSDEAPKKGGLRGAIQNVNIEISNEPNFVLSYYSKENELKRLGYYFSVIDDYNKQHKLNAKLKITNDEISLTQEMIQMHFQAIDNMTTEINRKPNADAYFVRGINYALVKDYTNAVQDFSKVIELRPDFTMAYFCRANILYKLLDFKLNNPENKEVKSEFKDEKLYKHDFETIAKDYKKVIELAPEFAFARFNLGNLYCQEKDFESAIDIYTEALRSQPDFAEAFFNRGLAYLFLNDAKKANIDLSKAGELGIYQAYNIIKRLNDN; this is encoded by the coding sequence ATGAAAAAAAAGATTGTTTCACTCCTCTTTATCCTGTTTTCAGTAGGAACCTCCTGGTCTCAACTCAATACAGACAGGGTAATGGCTATCGCTCAAAATGCCCTCTACTTTGAAGACTATGTGTTAGCCATCCAATATTTCAACCAAATTATCAGCGTAAAACCTTATTTGCCGGATCCATATTTGTACAGAGGTATTGCCAAGATTCAACTGGGAGATTTTGCGGGAGCTGAAGCCGACTGTTCTTCGGCACTGGCCCTGAACCCTTTTATTCCGGGAGCATATTATGCCAGAGGATTTTCGCGCATTAAGCTAAAGGAACTCGAAGGAGCAGAATCGGACCTCAACAAGTACCTGGAATACAACCCGGTGAACGACGATTTGTTGCGATTGAGGATATGGGTCTACGATTTACAGAAGAAATACGATCTGGCGCTGAAGGACATAGACCAACTGACGAAAAAGAACAAAGACAGCGATCTACTGATGGACAAAGGCCAGATTCTGATGGAGAAAAACGATACCATTGGAGCAATGACCTACTTCACTGATGCCATCAAGGCCGACAGCACCAAATGTAACGGCTGGAGTGCTTTGGCAACATTGAAGATGATGCAACACGACAACTCAGGCGCTTTGCACGATTTTGATAAAGCCATCGCCCTGAAATCAAAATATGCAGGAGACTACATCAACCGCGGACTTCTAAATTACTGGAACAAAAATTATCGCGGAGCATTTGCGGACTATGACAAAGCTATAGAACTCGATGACAAAAGCATTATTGCCCACCTCAACCGGGGGATGTTGCGTTCGGAAGTCGGTGACCTGAATAATGCCGTTTCGGACTTCAACAAGGTAATTGCGGCTGAACCGGAAAATTACGAAGCGCTCTACCAACGGGCTCTACTTAACACCGAAATTGGAGATTATCGTCAGGCTACACTGGATTTCAACAAAATCATTGCCCGCTACCCAGGATTCTCTCCTGCCTTTTGGGGACGAGCCAAAGTAAAGCAACTACAGCATGATGCAAAAGGCGCTTATCTTGACCAAATGACGGCACAGGAAATTGAGAAGAAAAAGCCCAGAAATACGGTTAAGAAAGAGGAAGAACCTAATACTCAGGCTCAGATGGCAAAAAGTACCAAGAGCAATGAAACTAAGGCTTCTATCTTCAACGACGTACTGGCCCGGGGAGGAAATCCTTCCGACGAGGCTCCTAAAAAAGGTGGTTTAAGGGGTGCAATACAGAATGTCAACATAGAAATTTCGAACGAACCCAACTTTGTTTTAAGCTATTACAGCAAAGAAAACGAACTGAAGCGTCTGGGATATTATTTCTCTGTAATAGACGATTACAACAAGCAGCACAAGCTGAACGCTAAGTTAAAAATCACGAATGACGAAATTTCGCTCACTCAGGAGATGATTCAAATGCATTTTCAGGCAATTGATAACATGACCACCGAAATCAATAGAAAGCCAAATGCCGACGCTTATTTTGTACGTGGCATAAACTATGCGTTGGTAAAGGATTATACGAATGCCGTTCAGGATTTCTCCAAGGTTATTGAGCTACGTCCTGACTTTACGATGGCCTATTTTTGCCGAGCCAACATATTGTATAAGTTATTAGACTTCAAGCTAAACAATCCTGAAAACAAAGAGGTTAAATCAGAGTTTAAAGATGAAAAACTCTATAAACATGACTTCGAAACCATTGCGAAGGATTACAAAAAAGTGATAGAGTTGGCTCCTGAATTTGCTTTTGCCCGCTTCAACCTTGGTAATTTGTACTGTCAGGAAAAAGACTTTGAATCAGCTATCGATATTTATACAGAAGCTCTAAGATCTCAACCTGATTTTGCTGAAGCATTTTTCAACAGAGGCCTTGCCTATCTGTTTCTCAACGATGCAAAAAAAGCGAACATTGATCTGAGCAAAGCCGGCGAATTGGGTATATATCAGGCTTATAACATTATCAAGAGACTTAACGACAATTAA
- a CDS encoding transglycosylase domain-containing protein, translating into MTKKEITPQARKMLKWFWLSFAGFLLAVVLLFIAISFGWIGYLPPISELQNPRNRYASEIYSSDMKLLGSFSLSSGNRMSEIYQNLSPNLINALVATEDSRFYDHSGIDGWALARSLVLRGIFQIKSAGGASTLTQQLAKQLYSPHAPNFITRLLQKPNEWVIAVKLERLYTKEEIINMYLNQFDFLNNAVGIRTAAQVYFSTTPDKLTIEQAATLIGMCKNPAYYNPLRFNERTRGRRNTVFQQMEKANMLSHAQVDSLSKLPLTLKYQRVDHKIGAAPYFREYLRRILTADKPEKADYASWQKQQYVDDSIAWATNPLYGFCNKNHKSDGSPYNLYTDGLKIYTTIDSRMQKYAEEAVHEQITSLQDKFFKEKKGRSYAPFSRTLREQDIDDIMNRSMKLSDRYRNMKRAGASAADIKKAFSTKVSMQVFSYRGQIDTVMSPMDSIRYLKYFLRCGFMCMDPNNGHVKAYVGGPDFNMFQYDMASMGRRQVGSTIKPFLYSLAMEEGFWPCSQILCAPITLNLGNGESWTPRNGSQSRVGEMVSLKWGLSQSNNYITARLMSNFTPMAMVKMMRSFGIRGYIPPVWSLCVGPAEVSLQEMVDAYTAFPNKGVRVDPMYVTRIEDNNGAVVASFEPKMNEILSEQTSYKMLTLLRGVVDNGTAGRLRYNYRFSGQLGGKTGTTQNNSDGWFIGFSPSLVAGAWVGGEDRAVHFDYTSDGQGASMALPIWAIFMRKVYGDPTLGYSETETFKVPPTYNPDEGCGGQAPPEEPSSTAVEQF; encoded by the coding sequence ATGACCAAGAAAGAAATAACGCCACAAGCCCGAAAAATGCTGAAATGGTTTTGGCTAAGTTTTGCAGGTTTTTTATTGGCTGTTGTACTGCTGTTTATTGCCATATCTTTCGGATGGATTGGCTATTTGCCTCCAATCAGCGAATTGCAAAATCCCCGCAACCGTTACGCTTCTGAGATTTATTCGTCGGACATGAAGCTGTTGGGAAGTTTCTCTTTGAGCTCAGGCAACAGAATGAGCGAAATCTACCAGAATCTTTCGCCAAACCTGATTAATGCGTTAGTAGCAACGGAAGATTCAAGATTTTACGATCACTCCGGTATCGACGGCTGGGCACTGGCACGCTCTCTGGTTCTTCGCGGTATTTTTCAAATTAAAAGTGCCGGTGGTGCCAGTACGCTGACACAACAGCTAGCCAAACAGCTTTATTCTCCTCATGCGCCCAACTTCATAACGCGCTTGTTGCAGAAGCCCAACGAATGGGTGATTGCCGTCAAGCTGGAGCGGCTGTATACCAAAGAAGAGATCATCAACATGTACCTGAACCAGTTCGACTTCCTCAACAATGCCGTTGGAATACGCACTGCAGCTCAGGTTTACTTCAGCACTACACCGGATAAACTGACTATTGAACAGGCAGCTACTCTGATTGGGATGTGCAAAAACCCTGCTTATTATAATCCTTTACGTTTCAACGAAAGAACCCGGGGACGACGCAACACGGTTTTCCAACAGATGGAAAAAGCCAACATGCTATCTCATGCTCAGGTAGATTCGTTAAGCAAACTACCGCTTACACTTAAATACCAGCGTGTAGACCATAAGATTGGTGCGGCTCCTTATTTCCGTGAATACCTGAGAAGAATTCTGACTGCCGATAAACCCGAAAAAGCAGATTATGCATCATGGCAAAAGCAACAATATGTGGATGACTCTATTGCCTGGGCAACCAATCCTTTATACGGATTCTGCAATAAAAACCACAAATCGGACGGTTCGCCATACAATCTTTATACTGACGGATTAAAGATTTACACGACGATAGATTCAAGGATGCAGAAATATGCTGAAGAAGCTGTACATGAACAAATAACATCACTTCAGGACAAATTCTTCAAAGAAAAGAAAGGCCGGAGTTACGCTCCGTTCTCCCGCACTTTACGCGAGCAGGATATTGACGATATCATGAACCGGTCAATGAAATTATCCGACCGGTATCGTAATATGAAGCGTGCAGGTGCAAGCGCTGCTGACATCAAAAAAGCTTTCAGCACGAAAGTTTCCATGCAGGTTTTCTCGTACAGAGGACAAATAGATACGGTAATGTCTCCGATGGACTCCATCCGTTATCTGAAATATTTCTTGCGATGTGGTTTTATGTGTATGGATCCAAACAATGGTCACGTAAAAGCATACGTAGGAGGCCCCGATTTCAATATGTTCCAATATGATATGGCTTCGATGGGACGGCGTCAGGTCGGTTCTACCATCAAACCATTCCTCTATTCGTTAGCCATGGAAGAAGGTTTTTGGCCCTGTAGCCAGATACTGTGTGCGCCAATTACGTTAAATCTGGGCAACGGCGAAAGCTGGACACCAAGAAACGGCAGCCAGAGCAGAGTTGGCGAAATGGTTTCTCTGAAATGGGGTCTTTCCCAGTCGAACAACTACATCACTGCCCGACTGATGAGCAATTTCACACCAATGGCAATGGTAAAAATGATGCGCTCGTTTGGTATACGGGGATATATTCCTCCGGTATGGTCGCTATGTGTTGGTCCGGCTGAAGTTTCTTTACAGGAAATGGTGGATGCTTACACTGCATTCCCCAACAAAGGCGTTCGCGTTGACCCTATGTACGTGACCCGCATTGAAGACAACAACGGAGCTGTAGTTGCCTCCTTTGAACCAAAAATGAATGAAATTCTGAGTGAGCAAACCTCTTATAAAATGCTGACATTGCTTCGCGGCGTTGTTGACAACGGAACCGCCGGGCGATTAAGATATAATTATCGTTTCAGCGGACAGCTTGGAGGTAAAACCGGTACAACCCAAAACAACTCCGACGGTTGGTTTATCGGATTCTCGCCCAGTCTTGTAGCCGGTGCCTGGGTCGGTGGAGAAGACAGAGCCGTCCACTTCGATTACACGAGTGATGGACAGGGAGCCAGCATGGCATTACCTATTTGGGCAATATTCATGCGAAAAGTTTATGGAGACCCGACGCTGGGATATTCTGAAACGGAAACCTTCAAAGTTCCACCAACATATAATCCGGATGAAGGATGCGGAGGACAAGCACCTCCTGAAGAACCTTCTTCTACCGCTGTGGAACAATTCTAG
- the lepA gene encoding translation elongation factor 4: MKHIRNFCIIAHIDHGKSTLADRLLEVTNTISQKDLQAQVLDNMDLERERGITIKSHAIQMEYLHNGDNYILNLIDTPGHVDFSYEVSRSIAACEGALLIVDATQGIQAQTISNLYMAIEHDLEIIPVMNKMDMDSAMPEEVEDQIVELLGCKREEIIRASGKTGLGVDEILEAIVTRIKPPVGDPEAPLQCLIFDSVFNSFRGIIAYYKIINGTISKGDLVKFVATQKEYEADEIGVLKLDMSPRTSLSAGDVGYIISGIKTSKEVKVGDTITHVKRPCEKAIAGFEEVKPMVFAGVYPIETEDFEDLRSSIEKLQLNDASLTFEPESSIALGFGFRCGFLGLLHMEIIQERLDREFDMNVITTVPNVSYRVFTKKGDMIEVHNPSGLPDITLIDHIEEPYIRASVITQTNFLGAIMTLCLGKRGILIKQDYISSNRVELIYDIPLGEIVFDFYDKLKSISKGYASFDYHMHDFRESKLAKLDILLNGEPVDALSSLTHVDNAYTLGRRMCEKLKELIPRQQFDIAIQAAIGAKIIARETIKAVRKDVTAKCYGGDISRKRKLLEKQKKGKKKMKQIGSVEVPQKAFLAVLKLD; the protein is encoded by the coding sequence ATGAAGCATATACGAAATTTTTGCATTATTGCCCACATCGATCATGGCAAAAGTACTCTGGCAGATCGTCTACTGGAAGTTACCAATACCATTTCTCAAAAAGATTTGCAGGCTCAGGTACTCGATAACATGGACCTGGAGCGTGAACGAGGTATAACTATTAAAAGCCATGCCATTCAGATGGAATATCTGCACAATGGCGATAACTATATTCTCAATCTGATTGACACTCCGGGTCACGTAGACTTTTCTTACGAAGTTTCCCGCTCCATAGCTGCCTGCGAAGGCGCTCTGTTGATTGTTGATGCCACACAAGGCATTCAGGCACAAACCATTTCCAACCTCTACATGGCCATTGAACATGATCTGGAGATTATTCCGGTGATGAACAAGATGGATATGGACAGCGCCATGCCCGAAGAAGTAGAAGACCAGATTGTTGAATTGCTAGGATGCAAGCGGGAAGAAATTATTCGTGCCAGCGGTAAAACCGGTCTTGGCGTTGATGAAATTCTGGAGGCCATCGTAACCAGGATAAAACCACCGGTCGGCGATCCTGAAGCTCCTCTTCAATGCCTTATTTTCGACTCGGTCTTCAATTCATTCCGCGGAATTATTGCTTACTATAAAATCATCAACGGGACTATCAGCAAAGGCGATCTAGTTAAATTTGTTGCTACCCAGAAAGAGTACGAAGCGGATGAAATCGGCGTACTCAAACTGGATATGTCACCACGCACTTCATTGAGCGCCGGAGATGTAGGATACATTATTTCGGGGATCAAGACCTCTAAAGAAGTAAAAGTGGGTGATACGATTACGCATGTAAAACGTCCCTGCGAAAAAGCCATTGCCGGATTTGAAGAGGTAAAACCGATGGTATTTGCCGGAGTTTACCCGATTGAAACGGAAGATTTTGAAGATCTTCGTTCGTCCATTGAAAAGCTTCAGCTTAACGACGCTTCGCTCACCTTCGAACCGGAATCTTCCATCGCGCTTGGGTTCGGATTCCGCTGCGGCTTCCTGGGATTACTCCACATGGAGATTATTCAGGAACGACTCGATCGTGAGTTCGACATGAATGTTATTACAACCGTTCCGAATGTAAGCTACCGTGTTTTCACTAAAAAAGGCGATATGATTGAGGTACACAACCCTTCCGGGTTGCCCGACATTACTCTTATCGACCATATCGAAGAACCTTATATCAGGGCTTCTGTTATTACGCAGACCAACTTTCTTGGTGCGATCATGACACTTTGCCTGGGTAAACGTGGCATTTTGATCAAACAAGATTACATTTCATCCAACAGAGTAGAACTGATTTACGATATTCCACTGGGAGAAATCGTGTTTGACTTTTACGACAAACTGAAAAGTATCTCGAAAGGTTATGCTTCATTCGACTATCATATGCACGATTTTCGTGAATCAAAACTGGCGAAACTGGATATTTTATTGAATGGAGAACCTGTAGATGCCTTATCTTCGCTTACTCACGTTGACAATGCGTATACTCTCGGCCGCCGGATGTGCGAAAAGCTGAAAGAGCTTATCCCACGTCAGCAATTTGACATTGCCATACAGGCTGCCATTGGTGCTAAAATCATTGCCCGTGAAACTATAAAAGCTGTACGTAAGGATGTGACGGCCAAATGTTACGGTGGTGACATCTCCCGAAAGCGTAAATTGCTTGAAAAGCAGAAGAAGGGAAAGAAAAAAATGAAACAAATCGGTTCGGTAGAAGTACCTCAGAAAGCATTCTTAGCGGTGCTGAAACTGGATTAA